Proteins from a genomic interval of Thermodesulfobacteriota bacterium:
- the folE2 gene encoding GTP cyclohydrolase FolE2 — protein sequence MKDIQNQRDYRNIPIDKVGIKNLRYPITVLDRKNGYQHTVASINMYVDLPHKNKGTHMSRFVEILHLFRPEISLKKISEVLDEMKKHLNAASARIEVSFPYFIKKNAPVSHSPGLMDYTCKIAGWSGPDGKLDLVSEVAVPISSVCPCSKEISEFGAHNQRGEVKVSTRFKKFIWMEDMIELVEEAASCDVYSVLKRVDEKHVTEKGFSNPKFVEDVVRDVSKKLYADDNITWFSVSAENFESIHNHSAFAHIIGNKVND from the coding sequence AAAAAACTTACGATATCCCATAACTGTTCTTGACCGAAAAAACGGATATCAGCACACAGTGGCATCTATAAATATGTATGTTGATTTACCGCATAAGAACAAAGGGACACATATGAGCCGGTTCGTTGAAATTCTTCACCTGTTTCGACCGGAAATATCGTTAAAAAAAATTTCAGAAGTTCTGGATGAAATGAAAAAACACTTGAATGCAGCATCTGCTCGTATTGAAGTCTCTTTTCCTTATTTTATTAAAAAGAATGCCCCTGTCAGTCATTCTCCAGGCCTAATGGACTATACCTGCAAGATTGCGGGGTGGAGTGGCCCGGATGGTAAGCTTGATCTTGTTTCGGAAGTTGCGGTACCGATTTCCTCAGTATGTCCATGTTCAAAAGAAATAAGTGAATTTGGTGCACACAATCAGAGGGGGGAGGTAAAGGTAAGCACCCGGTTTAAAAAATTTATTTGGATGGAGGACATGATTGAGCTGGTGGAAGAGGCTGCTTCGTGTGATGTCTACTCTGTATTAAAACGTGTCGATGAAAAACACGTCACGGAAAAGGGTTTTTCCAACCCAAAATTTGTTGAGGATGTGGTTCGAGATGTTTCCAAAAAGCTGTATGCGGATGACAATATCACCTGGTTTTCCGTGAGTGCGGAAAATTTCGAATCGATTCACAATCACAGCGCTTTTGCACATATTATCGGCAATAAAGTTAATGACTAG